One region of Vallitalea okinawensis genomic DNA includes:
- a CDS encoding extracellular solute-binding protein translates to MKKKLTTVISLWMFMVMAVVGCTSNSVDNTNADDSNSNQSVKQETEQKEDNFNKTGYPIVNEKVTLKVLGTVQEGSSEINPILYQDLEEKTNVHIEWEAVIEDAWKEKKGLLFASGDLPDIFIGAGVLSNSDVLKYGTQGLLVPMEGLIDEYGLNLTKVFEEHPQVKLASIAPDGHIYGGPSFDRGFPITTSAPLYMNKEWLDTLNLEVPTTTEEFYHVLKAFKENDPNGNDKSDEIPLTFNNNNISDLFGSFGVVDDHKTHIAVNDGKVVYTAVLSEYKEAITYFNRLFQEGLIDPEAFTQDGSVLKGKTKGEERIIGAFQSWRSTGWRRSEEDNDYVAISPLAGPNGDQLWPLMGSKVARGGGVITSQCEVPEIAMRWIDALYEPDFAVQASLQYYIGVHMEKNDDDTLSITKIPERGNKEDDKYFPWNGHRVFVMTKSNGDRFIDKPAHIIEKQELDQLYNAYYPEETYPDVFFTLEENERISQLSADINTYANENYARWMMEGGIDEEWDDYVEKLYDMGLDEYIKIYQSALDRYNSSK, encoded by the coding sequence ATGAAAAAAAAGTTGACAACAGTAATAAGCTTATGGATGTTTATGGTAATGGCAGTTGTAGGATGTACAAGTAACTCTGTTGACAATACTAATGCAGATGACTCTAATAGTAATCAATCAGTAAAGCAAGAAACAGAGCAAAAAGAGGATAATTTCAATAAAACTGGTTACCCAATTGTCAATGAAAAGGTTACTTTAAAAGTTTTAGGAACAGTTCAAGAAGGTTCTAGCGAAATCAATCCTATTCTTTATCAAGATCTTGAAGAAAAAACGAATGTGCACATTGAATGGGAAGCTGTTATTGAAGACGCATGGAAAGAGAAAAAGGGTCTGCTTTTTGCTAGTGGTGATTTACCAGACATCTTTATAGGAGCTGGTGTACTTAGTAATAGTGATGTGTTGAAATATGGTACTCAAGGGTTATTAGTTCCTATGGAGGGTTTAATCGATGAATATGGTTTAAATCTTACAAAAGTATTCGAAGAGCATCCTCAGGTTAAGTTGGCTTCGATAGCGCCAGATGGTCATATTTATGGAGGACCTTCATTTGATAGAGGGTTCCCGATAACAACTAGTGCTCCACTCTATATGAACAAAGAATGGTTAGATACGTTAAATTTAGAAGTACCAACAACAACAGAAGAATTTTATCATGTTCTAAAAGCCTTTAAAGAAAATGATCCAAATGGAAATGATAAATCAGATGAAATACCATTAACATTCAATAATAATAATATTTCTGATTTGTTTGGTTCCTTTGGTGTGGTTGATGATCATAAAACACATATAGCTGTAAATGATGGTAAAGTAGTTTATACGGCAGTATTGTCAGAATACAAAGAAGCGATAACGTACTTCAACAGGTTATTTCAAGAAGGGTTAATTGATCCAGAAGCGTTTACTCAAGATGGTTCTGTGCTAAAAGGTAAAACTAAAGGGGAAGAGAGAATTATTGGTGCATTTCAAAGTTGGAGAAGTACTGGTTGGAGAAGATCAGAAGAAGATAACGATTATGTAGCAATATCACCACTTGCTGGACCAAATGGCGATCAGTTATGGCCACTTATGGGAAGTAAGGTGGCAAGAGGAGGAGGAGTAATTACATCACAATGTGAGGTACCTGAGATAGCAATGAGATGGATTGATGCATTATATGAACCAGATTTTGCTGTCCAAGCGAGTTTACAGTATTACATTGGTGTTCATATGGAGAAGAATGATGATGACACACTTAGTATTACAAAAATTCCTGAACGAGGAAACAAGGAAGATGATAAGTACTTTCCTTGGAATGGACATAGAGTATTCGTTATGACTAAAAGTAATGGTGATAGATTTATTGACAAACCAGCACACATCATAGAAAAGCAAGAACTTGATCAATTATATAATGCTTATTATCCAGAAGAAACTTATCCGGATGTGTTCTTTACATTAGAGGAGAATGAAAGAATATCACAGTTATCAGCAGATATAAATACTTATGCTAATGAAAATTATGCAAGATGGATGATGGAAGGCGGTATAGATGAGGAATGGGATGATTATGTTGAAAAACTCTATGATATGGGGTTAGATGAATATATCAAAATCTATCAATCAGCGCTAGATAGATATAACTCATCTAAATAA
- a CDS encoding carbohydrate ABC transporter permease, which yields MKTISIKRSREDIIFDTMNYFLLSLALIVVLYPLYFIIIASISNPVAVQSGKVIFVPVQVTFEGYKKIFEYKDIWIGYRNTLMYTFLGTLINIFLTMLMAYPLSRKKFSGKRVVMIFLIITMYFNGGLIPTYLVVKNLGLLNNWMVMVVVGAINVFNVIITRSFMENTIPEELYEAATIDGSSHFQYFFKVVLPLSKAIMAVLALYYGVAHWNDYFKGLIYLKDNNLYPLQLILRGILVQNDVSDTMMDMEDAERRQALVELMKYGLIIVSSIPVLIIYPFMQKYFIKGVMIGSVKG from the coding sequence ATGAAGACGATTTCTATTAAACGATCACGTGAAGATATAATTTTTGATACAATGAATTACTTTCTTTTGTCTTTAGCGTTAATAGTTGTTTTATATCCCTTGTACTTTATAATTATTGCATCGATTTCAAATCCTGTTGCTGTCCAAAGTGGTAAGGTTATATTTGTACCGGTGCAAGTAACCTTTGAAGGATATAAAAAGATTTTTGAATATAAAGATATATGGATTGGTTATAGAAATACATTAATGTATACTTTTCTTGGAACGCTTATTAATATTTTTTTAACCATGTTAATGGCGTATCCATTATCCCGAAAGAAGTTTTCTGGTAAAAGAGTAGTCATGATCTTTCTAATTATTACAATGTACTTTAACGGTGGATTGATTCCCACTTATTTAGTGGTGAAGAATTTAGGTTTACTCAATAATTGGATGGTAATGGTGGTAGTAGGTGCCATCAATGTATTTAATGTCATCATCACTAGATCATTTATGGAAAATACCATACCTGAGGAGCTCTATGAAGCAGCTACAATTGACGGTAGCTCTCATTTTCAATATTTTTTTAAAGTCGTATTACCTCTTTCCAAAGCTATTATGGCTGTGCTAGCTTTGTATTATGGTGTAGCACATTGGAATGATTACTTTAAGGGGTTAATTTATCTAAAGGATAATAACTTATATCCTCTCCAGCTAATCCTACGAGGGATACTTGTTCAAAATGATGTAAGTGATACAATGATGGACATGGAAGATGCGGAAAGAAGACAAGCGCTAGTAGAATTAATGAAATATGGGCTAATTATTGTATCCAGTATTCCGGTATTAATTATTTACCCATTTATGCAAAAATACTTTATAAAAGGTGTAATGATTGGATCAGTAAAAGGATAG
- a CDS encoding ABC transporter permease: MKVISLNENKNRHIFFSKKTFITLRKDYQLYLFLLPGIIYFIIFHYIPMYGVQIAFRDFIDIKGIWGSPWVGLKHFERFISSYQFWRLMINTLGISFYQLAAGFPIPILLALMLNQTVNKRFKKVVQTVTYAPHFISIVVLVGMIQMFLSPRNGFVNVMLMALGKDPIVFLAKAEWYKTIYVLSGIWQGAGWGSIIYLAALAGINIELYEAAKVDGASKFQIIRHIDIPGIMPTAVILLILSLGRIMNVGFQKAYLLQNDMNLKSSEIISTYVYKVGLIEAQYSYSAAIGLFNTIINIILLVSVNRLAKKLTETSLW, encoded by the coding sequence ATGAAGGTTATAAGTTTAAACGAAAATAAAAATAGGCATATATTCTTTTCGAAGAAGACTTTCATTACGTTAAGAAAAGATTATCAACTATACCTCTTTTTATTACCGGGTATTATTTATTTTATTATTTTTCATTACATACCTATGTATGGTGTACAAATTGCCTTTAGAGATTTTATTGATATCAAGGGGATATGGGGAAGCCCTTGGGTAGGATTAAAGCACTTTGAAAGATTTATATCATCCTATCAGTTCTGGAGATTGATGATCAATACATTGGGGATAAGTTTTTATCAGCTTGCTGCAGGTTTTCCTATACCTATTCTTTTAGCACTGATGTTGAATCAAACTGTCAACAAAAGGTTTAAAAAGGTTGTGCAAACAGTCACTTATGCACCTCATTTTATTTCAATAGTTGTTTTGGTGGGGATGATTCAGATGTTTTTATCTCCGAGGAATGGTTTTGTTAATGTTATGCTAATGGCATTAGGAAAAGATCCTATAGTCTTTTTAGCAAAAGCAGAGTGGTACAAAACAATTTACGTTCTATCTGGTATTTGGCAGGGGGCTGGATGGGGTTCGATTATTTATCTTGCAGCATTAGCAGGAATTAATATTGAACTATACGAAGCCGCCAAGGTTGATGGAGCATCAAAGTTTCAAATTATTAGACATATTGATATACCAGGTATAATGCCAACTGCAGTTATTCTCTTGATATTAAGTCTTGGGCGGATAATGAATGTTGGTTTTCAAAAAGCTTACCTACTTCAAAACGATATGAATCTTAAGTCTTCTGAGATTATTTCCACCTATGTATATAAGGTGGGGCTTATCGAAGCACAATACAGCTATTCAGCTGCAATTGGTCTATTTAATACAATCATTAATATTATTTTACTTGTATCAGTGAATCGATTGGCTAAGAAACTAACTGAGACAAGTCTATGGTAG
- a CDS encoding helix-turn-helix domain-containing protein: MLTMKKSPIFYKFLASYLLLLSLPILLLGAYTYTHSIKTLSEEAMLNNVDHINKLKNIIDFQIVQLDSTSNQLNLNTDLKPFSLIDNPVKALEIKKELMNFTVTNPFIYEIFLYYHGDTYIYSSKTSCQIDSFKTYLYDYENWSLEQFKYDINNAKEFSLRPVESVTYTGTLDMNLFTFIYPLSNDGVNPYGTVLVLVNENQFNKLINSIESYNDMNTIILDKNNEIVSQSYDADYLQSEIFRTFYTGYESAPKTKQLTWNNTEYIASKVKSSETGWSYISVVPYKTIMNKVISTQSKFVYSIILITILGGLVIYYIMRTNYYPIYQLKNLSQKIINVSDAYNPVDELDSVQKTIEYLAEKNKELKLKVDNNVIPTKNFIFIRLLRGDYSQIQHLNNDLKHCNVQFTNSNFVISIFYFKKISNEIKNHLAPLIENALTLFNTYSLEHVEHNKLILISTIKTNDVVIFKTELEKLQINLLSSYNISSTIGIGSPCEGTNSIPKSYMEASTAVDYRVVKGNNQVITFEEIAPKQYCNDLYPHEQIHILQNIIKLGDISKLDNILSNIVNYLKDNNTPIFIARGICYDMIHEIGETVDTLEKSSITNDKLFPDIFTIVEFDTLEELVDTIKSFSIEICKMVKRSKQIKSNNQTQKMINYIETKYDDPLFSTEQMASHFNMSSASLCQVFKNSTGYKISDYVIELRINKAKNMLVTTDLQLKMIAEYVGYFNVSSFIRRFKKIEGITPGNYRDLNKA, from the coding sequence ATGTTGACAATGAAAAAATCACCAATCTTTTATAAGTTTTTGGCTTCCTATTTACTACTTTTAAGTTTGCCAATTTTGCTTCTTGGAGCATACACATACACTCACTCCATCAAGACTTTAAGTGAAGAAGCTATGCTTAATAATGTTGATCATATCAATAAACTGAAAAATATTATCGACTTTCAAATTGTTCAGCTGGATAGTACAAGTAATCAGCTGAACCTTAACACTGATTTAAAACCATTCTCTCTAATCGACAACCCCGTTAAAGCTCTAGAAATAAAAAAAGAGCTTATGAATTTCACAGTAACAAATCCGTTTATCTATGAAATCTTTTTATACTATCATGGTGATACCTATATCTATTCCTCTAAAACATCATGTCAAATTGACTCTTTCAAAACATACTTATATGACTATGAAAACTGGTCTTTGGAACAATTTAAATATGACATCAATAATGCTAAGGAATTTTCTTTACGTCCAGTAGAAAGCGTAACCTATACTGGAACATTGGACATGAATTTATTCACATTTATCTATCCACTTTCAAATGATGGTGTAAATCCTTATGGTACAGTTTTGGTGTTAGTAAATGAAAACCAGTTTAATAAGCTTATCAATAGCATTGAATCTTATAATGATATGAATACAATTATACTTGATAAAAATAACGAAATCGTATCTCAGTCTTATGATGCTGATTATTTACAATCTGAAATATTTAGGACCTTTTATACTGGATATGAAAGCGCTCCTAAGACAAAACAACTGACATGGAATAATACAGAATACATAGCATCAAAAGTTAAATCATCGGAGACTGGATGGTCATATATCTCCGTTGTACCTTATAAAACCATTATGAATAAAGTTATATCAACCCAATCTAAGTTCGTTTATAGTATCATTCTGATTACTATCCTTGGGGGACTTGTCATCTACTACATTATGCGTACAAATTATTACCCTATATATCAGTTAAAAAATTTGTCTCAGAAAATCATTAATGTTTCTGATGCCTATAACCCAGTAGATGAATTAGATTCCGTACAAAAGACAATTGAATATCTTGCAGAGAAAAATAAAGAATTAAAGCTGAAGGTTGATAATAATGTTATTCCAACCAAAAACTTTATATTTATAAGGCTTCTTCGAGGCGATTACAGTCAAATCCAACATTTGAACAATGACTTAAAGCATTGTAACGTGCAGTTTACTAATTCAAATTTTGTTATTAGTATCTTTTATTTTAAAAAGATATCTAATGAGATAAAAAATCACCTTGCCCCTCTCATCGAAAATGCTCTAACTCTTTTTAATACCTATTCATTAGAGCATGTAGAGCATAATAAGCTTATTCTTATATCTACAATTAAAACAAATGATGTAGTTATATTTAAAACCGAACTTGAGAAACTGCAAATAAATTTATTAAGTAGTTATAACATTTCCTCCACAATAGGTATAGGTAGCCCATGTGAAGGAACTAATTCTATACCAAAATCTTACATGGAAGCTTCAACAGCTGTTGACTACCGTGTAGTTAAAGGTAATAATCAAGTAATAACCTTTGAAGAAATTGCACCCAAACAATATTGCAATGATCTATATCCTCATGAGCAAATACATATTCTTCAAAATATCATAAAGCTAGGTGATATTTCTAAATTAGATAATATATTATCCAACATTGTTAACTACTTAAAAGACAATAACACGCCTATCTTTATCGCTAGAGGAATTTGTTATGATATGATTCATGAAATAGGAGAAACAGTAGATACTTTAGAAAAATCCTCCATTACTAACGACAAACTTTTTCCTGACATCTTCACTATAGTAGAATTTGATACTCTAGAAGAATTAGTAGATACCATAAAATCCTTTAGTATTGAGATTTGTAAAATGGTAAAAAGAAGTAAACAGATAAAGTCCAATAATCAGACCCAAAAGATGATTAACTATATAGAAACTAAATACGATGATCCTTTATTTTCAACTGAACAAATGGCTTCACACTTCAATATGTCATCAGCAAGCCTATGCCAAGTCTTTAAAAATAGTACAGGATATAAAATTTCAGATTATGTAATTGAGTTAAGAATTAATAAAGCTAAAAACATGTTAGTAACTACAGACCTTCAATTGAAAATGATTGCAGAATACGTGGGATATTTTAATGTTTCCAGCTTTATAAGAAGGTTCAAGAAAATAGAAGGCATCACACCTGGAAATTATCGAGATTTGAATAAAGCCTGA
- the thiD gene encoding bifunctional hydroxymethylpyrimidine kinase/phosphomethylpyrimidine kinase, translating to MKKVLTIAGSDCSGGAGIQADLKTIMAHGCYGMSVITALTAQNTTGVYGIEECTTAFVKNQMDCVFTDIPPDSVKIGMVASKDIIETIAEGLKKYQPKHMVVDPVMVATSGSLLLEESAMTALCSRLLPLATVITPNLYEAALLSDMTIQTTDDMMKAAKKISEMVNGSILIKGGHLEEHANDLLYSDGQYYWIEGHRVDNANTHGTGCTLSSAIASNLALGYSLEECVRRSKSFITGAIEDQMDLGKGRGPLNHCYQIIQAMNK from the coding sequence GTGAAAAAAGTATTAACAATTGCAGGATCAGACTGTAGTGGTGGTGCAGGGATTCAAGCAGATTTAAAAACGATTATGGCTCATGGTTGTTATGGGATGAGTGTCATTACTGCATTAACAGCTCAAAATACAACAGGTGTTTATGGTATAGAAGAATGTACAACAGCTTTTGTAAAAAATCAAATGGATTGTGTGTTTACGGATATACCACCCGACAGTGTTAAAATTGGTATGGTGGCATCAAAAGACATTATTGAAACCATTGCTGAGGGGTTAAAGAAGTACCAGCCTAAGCATATGGTAGTTGATCCAGTGATGGTTGCAACTTCTGGTAGTTTATTATTGGAAGAGTCAGCTATGACAGCTCTATGTTCAAGGTTGCTGCCATTAGCAACGGTGATAACACCTAATTTATATGAAGCAGCCTTGTTAAGTGATATGACCATTCAAACCACAGATGATATGATGAAAGCAGCTAAAAAGATAAGTGAAATGGTGAATGGGAGTATATTAATTAAAGGTGGTCATCTAGAAGAACACGCCAATGATTTACTTTATTCAGATGGTCAATACTATTGGATTGAAGGGCATAGAGTAGATAATGCCAATACCCATGGAACAGGCTGTACACTTTCCTCTGCTATTGCTAGTAATCTTGCCTTAGGATATAGTTTAGAAGAGTGTGTTCGACGTAGTAAATCATTTATCACAGGAGCTATTGAAGATCAGATGGATCTAGGTAAAGGTCGTGGACCATTGAACCATTGCTACCAGATTATACAAGCGATGAATAAATGA
- the thiE gene encoding thiamine phosphate synthase: MNTLKNKLGLYLVTDRSWADEKGLCQQVEASLKNGVTFLQLREKDLAKEKFLVLAKEMKNIAKDYQVPFVINDAVDIALACDADGVHIGQEDDDVVKTRERLGEGKILGVSVGTVDEAVKAVKEGADYLGVGAMFPTMTKDDASAIAFDTLRGICDAVDVPVVAIGGINSDNIKELKGGGICGVAVVSAILAKEDCGAAAEELRNKCDVLFSEVRDNE; this comes from the coding sequence TTGAATACTTTGAAGAATAAATTAGGACTATACTTAGTAACAGATCGTTCATGGGCTGATGAAAAAGGTCTATGCCAACAGGTTGAAGCCAGCCTTAAAAATGGTGTAACATTTCTGCAATTACGAGAAAAGGATTTAGCAAAGGAAAAATTTTTAGTATTAGCCAAGGAAATGAAGAACATTGCCAAGGATTATCAAGTGCCCTTCGTTATCAACGATGCTGTTGATATTGCCCTTGCCTGTGATGCAGACGGTGTACACATTGGACAAGAGGATGATGATGTCGTTAAGACCCGAGAACGCCTTGGTGAAGGGAAGATACTTGGAGTCTCTGTAGGCACAGTTGATGAAGCAGTTAAAGCGGTTAAAGAAGGTGCTGATTATTTAGGGGTTGGTGCTATGTTTCCAACCATGACAAAAGATGATGCATCAGCCATTGCCTTTGATACACTCCGTGGAATTTGCGATGCAGTTGATGTACCTGTTGTTGCTATTGGAGGTATTAATAGTGACAATATTAAAGAACTTAAAGGCGGTGGTATATGTGGTGTTGCAGTCGTATCGGCGATTCTTGCAAAGGAGGATTGTGGAGCTGCAGCAGAGGAGTTACGAAATAAATGCGATGTTCTATTTAGTGAAGTGAGGGATAACGAGTGA
- the thiM gene encoding hydroxyethylthiazole kinase produces the protein MLKKMMTNLREKTPLVHNITNYVTVNDCANMVLATGGAPLMADDAKEVEEIVAISSALYLNIGTLNTRTVESMLLAGKKANALGKPIVLDPVGVGASTLRNETAGRLLEHFKIAVIKGNSSEIRALYNNAKTTSGVDVQEEDMITDDTLNSSITFAKKAALKFGSIVVITGSLDIITDGKKVALCRNGHTLMARITGTGCMLGSMIATYCGGQPDEVFESTVHAIVHMSFAGEKAAAKVLEREEGTGHFRMYLIDEVSLMTEDQLEEGVRVEYFEE, from the coding sequence ATGTTAAAAAAAATGATGACAAATCTTAGAGAAAAAACGCCTCTAGTTCATAATATCACCAACTATGTAACAGTAAATGATTGCGCTAATATGGTTTTAGCAACAGGAGGCGCACCTTTGATGGCAGATGATGCGAAAGAAGTTGAGGAGATTGTAGCCATTAGTAGTGCTCTTTATTTAAACATTGGTACACTTAATACAAGAACAGTAGAGTCCATGCTGTTAGCAGGTAAAAAAGCAAATGCCCTAGGAAAACCTATCGTTTTAGATCCTGTTGGAGTGGGTGCTTCTACACTGCGTAATGAAACAGCAGGTCGCTTATTAGAGCATTTTAAAATTGCTGTTATTAAAGGAAATAGTTCAGAAATTCGTGCCCTTTATAACAATGCAAAAACAACCAGTGGTGTGGATGTTCAAGAGGAAGATATGATAACCGATGATACATTGAACTCATCTATTACCTTTGCAAAAAAAGCTGCTTTAAAGTTTGGTAGTATTGTTGTGATCACCGGTTCATTGGATATTATCACTGACGGTAAAAAAGTGGCATTGTGCCGAAATGGACATACATTAATGGCACGAATAACAGGAACAGGCTGTATGCTTGGTAGTATGATTGCTACATATTGTGGTGGACAACCTGATGAAGTTTTTGAAAGTACAGTACATGCCATTGTTCATATGAGCTTTGCTGGCGAAAAAGCTGCCGCAAAAGTATTGGAACGTGAAGAGGGAACCGGTCATTTCAGAATGTATCTCATAGATGAGGTTAGCTTAATGACAGAAGATCAACTAGAAGAAGGTGTACGTGTTGAATACTTTGAAGAATAA
- the tenA gene encoding thiaminase II, with protein sequence MTFSWRLVNDQRVQAYYEKYLDHPFVKGLGEGTLSRDRFKQYLIQDSLYLKDYGKVYAGAFLLVDRIEDLQFLHSCIGVVVSDETNMHTQYLMDYGLDVYKVDKDPVLPENRAYLDYMLSFLPTGNVKEIFMSALPCTLTYEHIGKALKEGYKDNLESNYYKAWIEAYAGKEFEEFSLESCRLLDRICEGISKEEEEHLIQIFLTSCEYEMAFWDMSYKMNEGEYSC encoded by the coding sequence ATGACCTTTTCATGGCGTTTAGTAAATGATCAACGTGTTCAGGCTTATTATGAAAAATATTTAGATCATCCATTTGTAAAAGGGCTGGGAGAAGGTACATTGTCACGTGATAGATTTAAACAGTACCTTATTCAAGACTCGCTGTACTTAAAGGACTATGGTAAAGTCTATGCTGGTGCATTTCTGTTGGTGGACCGGATTGAAGATTTACAGTTCTTGCACAGTTGCATCGGTGTGGTGGTTTCTGATGAAACCAATATGCATACCCAGTATTTGATGGATTATGGTCTAGATGTTTATAAAGTGGATAAGGACCCGGTTTTGCCAGAGAATAGAGCTTATCTAGATTACATGCTGAGTTTCTTACCAACAGGGAATGTGAAAGAAATATTTATGTCAGCATTGCCATGTACCCTTACCTATGAACATATCGGGAAAGCGCTTAAAGAAGGTTATAAAGATAACTTGGAAAGTAACTATTACAAGGCGTGGATAGAAGCTTATGCAGGAAAAGAATTTGAAGAGTTTAGTTTGGAATCTTGTCGATTATTGGATCGGATTTGTGAAGGTATTTCTAAAGAGGAAGAAGAACATCTTATTCAGATCTTTTTGACATCCTGTGAATATGAAATGGCTTTTTGGGATATGAGCTATAAAATGAATGAAGGAGAATACTCATGTTAA